In a single window of the Harpia harpyja isolate bHarHar1 chromosome 3, bHarHar1 primary haplotype, whole genome shotgun sequence genome:
- the DDO gene encoding D-aspartate oxidase isoform X2 has protein sequence MAAPKVAVVGAGVIGLSTALCITETCPSCSVTVLSDQFSPNTTSDVAAGMLIPHTYPGTPIHVQKQWFKETFTFLFAISNSPEASEAGIHLVSGWQVFKNTPKEELPFWSDVVLGFRPMSEAELQKFPQHRFGQAFTTLKCDCPPYLLWLEKRLKATGVQMHTRKVADLWDLHSEYNVVVNCAGIGAHQLVGDEKLFPVRGQVLKSLSGFALRRR, from the exons ATGGCGGCACCCAAGGTTGCAGTGGTTGGCGCGGGAGTCATCGGCCTGTCCACAGCGCTGTGCATCACGGAGACTTGCCCCAGCTGCTCTGTGACGGTCCTTTCAGACCAGTTCAGCCCCAACACGACGAGTGATGTTGCAGCCGGGATGCTCATCCCTCACACCTACCCAG GCACACCAATCCACGTGCAGAAGCAGTGGTTCAAAGAGACCTTCACTTTCCTTTTTGCCATCAGCAACTCACCAGAGGCATCAGAGGCTGGCATTCATCTGGTTTCTGG GTGGCAGGTCTTTAAAAACACTCCCAAGGAAGAGTTACCTTTCTGGTCAGATGTCGTCCTGGGATTTCGACCAATGTCCGAAGCAGAACTCCAAAAGTTTCCGCAACACCGATTTGGTCAGGCCTTTACGACGCTGAAATGTGACTGTCCACCCTACCTGCTGTGGCTGGAGAAAAG GTTGAAAGCAACCGGCGTCCAGATGCACACCAGAAAAGTTGCAGACTTGTGGGACCTGCACAGCGAATATAATGTCGTCGTCAACTGCGCGGGCATCGGAGCCCACCAGCTGGTGGGGGACGAGAAGCTCTTCCCCGTCAGGGGACAAGTACTCAAG AGCCTCTCAGGGTTTGCTCTCAGACGCAGatga
- the DDO gene encoding D-aspartate oxidase isoform X1 yields MAAPKVAVVGAGVIGLSTALCITETCPSCSVTVLSDQFSPNTTSDVAAGMLIPHTYPGTPIHVQKQWFKETFTFLFAISNSPEASEAGIHLVSGWQVFKNTPKEELPFWSDVVLGFRPMSEAELQKFPQHRFGQAFTTLKCDCPPYLLWLEKRLKATGVQMHTRKVADLWDLHSEYNVVVNCAGIGAHQLVGDEKLFPVRGQVLKVHAPWVKNFIRDGDGLTYIYPGIHRVTLGGTREKGSWSLSPDPGTTKDIFDRCCSLEPSLRGAQDIKVKVGLRPSRRCVRLQREVLSRGGVKFPVVHNYGHGAGGFSVQRGTAKEAARLVGECIATLPGSSSRAKL; encoded by the exons ATGGCGGCACCCAAGGTTGCAGTGGTTGGCGCGGGAGTCATCGGCCTGTCCACAGCGCTGTGCATCACGGAGACTTGCCCCAGCTGCTCTGTGACGGTCCTTTCAGACCAGTTCAGCCCCAACACGACGAGTGATGTTGCAGCCGGGATGCTCATCCCTCACACCTACCCAG GCACACCAATCCACGTGCAGAAGCAGTGGTTCAAAGAGACCTTCACTTTCCTTTTTGCCATCAGCAACTCACCAGAGGCATCAGAGGCTGGCATTCATCTGGTTTCTGG GTGGCAGGTCTTTAAAAACACTCCCAAGGAAGAGTTACCTTTCTGGTCAGATGTCGTCCTGGGATTTCGACCAATGTCCGAAGCAGAACTCCAAAAGTTTCCGCAACACCGATTTGGTCAGGCCTTTACGACGCTGAAATGTGACTGTCCACCCTACCTGCTGTGGCTGGAGAAAAG GTTGAAAGCAACCGGCGTCCAGATGCACACCAGAAAAGTTGCAGACTTGTGGGACCTGCACAGCGAATATAATGTCGTCGTCAACTGCGCGGGCATCGGAGCCCACCAGCTGGTGGGGGACGAGAAGCTCTTCCCCGTCAGGGGACAAGTACTCAAGGTTCATGCTCCTTGGGTAAAAAACTTCATCCGGGACGGGGATGGCTTAACTTACATCTACCCGGGGATACACAGGGTAACCCTAGGGGGAACCAGAGAAAAGGGGAGCTGGAGTCTCTCCCCTGATCCTGGCACTACCAAAGACATCTTTGACAGATGTTGCTCCCTTGAGCCCTCGCTGCGGGGAGCTCAGGATATCAAGGTGAAGGTGGGCCTGAGGCCATCCCGGCGGTGCGTGAGACTGCAGAGAGAGGTCTTGAGCCGAGGAGGAGTTAAGTTCCCGGTGGTCCACAACTATGGGCACGGGGCAGGTGGCTTTTCGGTGCAGAGGGGCACAGCCAAAGAGGCTGCTCGCTTGGTGGGAGAGTGCATTGCTACCCTGCCAGGCTCCTCATCGAGGGCCAAGCTTTGA
- the DDO gene encoding D-aspartate oxidase isoform X3, with protein sequence MSEAELQKFPQHRFGQAFTTLKCDCPPYLLWLEKRLKATGVQMHTRKVADLWDLHSEYNVVVNCAGIGAHQLVGDEKLFPVRGQVLKVHAPWVKNFIRDGDGLTYIYPGIHRVTLGGTREKGSWSLSPDPGTTKDIFDRCCSLEPSLRGAQDIKVKVGLRPSRRCVRLQREVLSRGGVKFPVVHNYGHGAGGFSVQRGTAKEAARLVGECIATLPGSSSRAKL encoded by the exons ATGTCCGAAGCAGAACTCCAAAAGTTTCCGCAACACCGATTTGGTCAGGCCTTTACGACGCTGAAATGTGACTGTCCACCCTACCTGCTGTGGCTGGAGAAAAG GTTGAAAGCAACCGGCGTCCAGATGCACACCAGAAAAGTTGCAGACTTGTGGGACCTGCACAGCGAATATAATGTCGTCGTCAACTGCGCGGGCATCGGAGCCCACCAGCTGGTGGGGGACGAGAAGCTCTTCCCCGTCAGGGGACAAGTACTCAAGGTTCATGCTCCTTGGGTAAAAAACTTCATCCGGGACGGGGATGGCTTAACTTACATCTACCCGGGGATACACAGGGTAACCCTAGGGGGAACCAGAGAAAAGGGGAGCTGGAGTCTCTCCCCTGATCCTGGCACTACCAAAGACATCTTTGACAGATGTTGCTCCCTTGAGCCCTCGCTGCGGGGAGCTCAGGATATCAAGGTGAAGGTGGGCCTGAGGCCATCCCGGCGGTGCGTGAGACTGCAGAGAGAGGTCTTGAGCCGAGGAGGAGTTAAGTTCCCGGTGGTCCACAACTATGGGCACGGGGCAGGTGGCTTTTCGGTGCAGAGGGGCACAGCCAAAGAGGCTGCTCGCTTGGTGGGAGAGTGCATTGCTACCCTGCCAGGCTCCTCATCGAGGGCCAAGCTTTGA